The following are from one region of the Papaver somniferum cultivar HN1 unplaced genomic scaffold, ASM357369v1 unplaced-scaffold_132, whole genome shotgun sequence genome:
- the LOC113333132 gene encoding uncharacterized protein LOC113333132 isoform X1: MMRSSEEGLGQHRANSVPSAREDSEYVSLVVSNGPRIVEGDYVQRPAEIRVRDHIWWMKVILCVILLILLVIVSFKWGIPFVLEKILLPVMEWEATAFGRPVLAFVLVASLALFPVLLIPSGPSMWLAGIIFGYGLGFVIIMIGTTIGMTLPYMIGLLFREPIHQWLKRWPQHAAVIAVAGEGSWFHQFRVVGLFRVSPFPYTIFNYAIVVTKMRFGPYLCGSIAGMVPESFIYIYSGRLIRTYTDVKYRNHHLTTVEIVYNTITFIAAVITVVVFTIYAKRALNELQVSEREVSTAGNHGTFEMEKLPLERPKQLDGISPSLHNL, translated from the exons ATGATGAGGTCATCTGAAGAGGGGTTAGGACAGCACAGAGCCAACTCCGTCCCAAGTGCAAGGGAGGACAGTGAATATGTAAGCCTGGTTGTGTCAAATGGACCAAGAATAGTTGAAGGTGATTATGTACAGCGTCCAGCAGAAATAAGAGTTAGAGATCACATCTGGTGGATGAAAGTCATACTATGCGTCATTCTTTTGATATTGTTGGTGATAGTCTCTTTTAAGTGGGGTATACCATTTGTGCTCGAGAAG ATTCTCCTTCCGGTCATGGAATGGGAAGCCACGGCCTTTGGGCGGCCAGTCCTTGCTTTTGTTCTTGTTGCATCTCTGGCACTTTTCCCTGTTCTTTTAATTCCTTCAGGGCCCTCTATGTGGCTTGCAGGGATAATATTTGGTTATGGTCTAGGGTTCGTAATAATCATGATTGGAACTACTATTGGAATGACCTTGCCTTACATGATTGGTCTACTTTTCCGCGAGCCTATCCAT CAATGGTTGAAGAGATGGCCCCAACATGCGGCTGTAATTGCAGTAGCTGGGGAAGGAAGCTGGTTCCATCAGTTCCGCGTGGTTGGTCTTTTCAGGGTCTCACCATTTCCATACACAATTTTTAACTATGCCATCGTGGTAACGAAGATGAGATTCGGGCCGTATTTATGCGGGTCCATTGCTGGAATGGTACCTGAATCATTCATTTACATCTATAG TGGGAGGTTAATAAGAACATACACAGATGTGAAGTATAGGAACCATCACCTGACAACAGTGGAGATTGTCTACAACACCATAACCTTCATAGCTGCAGTCATTACCGTGGTTGTTTTCACTATTTATGCGAAGCGAGCCTTGAATGAGCTCCAAGTGTCAGAAAGAGAGGTCTCCACGGCAGGCAACCATGGTACTTTTGAAATGGAGAAGCTTCCACTTGAAAGACCAAAACAGCTGGATGGTATCTCACCCTCTCTTCATAACCTATAG
- the LOC113333132 gene encoding uncharacterized protein LOC113333132 isoform X2 has product MMRSSEEGLGQHRANSVPSAREDSEYVSLVVSNGPRIVEGDYVQRPAEIRVRDHIWWMKVILCVILLILLVIVSFKWGIPFVLEKILLPVMEWEATAFGRPVLAFVLVASLALFPVLLIPSGPSMWLAGIIFGYGLGFVIIMIGTTIGMTLPYMIGLLFREPIHQWLKRWPQHAAVIAVAGEGSWFHQFRVVGLFRVSPFPYTIFNYAIVVTKMRFGPYLCGSIAGMVPESFIYIYRCGM; this is encoded by the exons ATGATGAGGTCATCTGAAGAGGGGTTAGGACAGCACAGAGCCAACTCCGTCCCAAGTGCAAGGGAGGACAGTGAATATGTAAGCCTGGTTGTGTCAAATGGACCAAGAATAGTTGAAGGTGATTATGTACAGCGTCCAGCAGAAATAAGAGTTAGAGATCACATCTGGTGGATGAAAGTCATACTATGCGTCATTCTTTTGATATTGTTGGTGATAGTCTCTTTTAAGTGGGGTATACCATTTGTGCTCGAGAAG ATTCTCCTTCCGGTCATGGAATGGGAAGCCACGGCCTTTGGGCGGCCAGTCCTTGCTTTTGTTCTTGTTGCATCTCTGGCACTTTTCCCTGTTCTTTTAATTCCTTCAGGGCCCTCTATGTGGCTTGCAGGGATAATATTTGGTTATGGTCTAGGGTTCGTAATAATCATGATTGGAACTACTATTGGAATGACCTTGCCTTACATGATTGGTCTACTTTTCCGCGAGCCTATCCAT CAATGGTTGAAGAGATGGCCCCAACATGCGGCTGTAATTGCAGTAGCTGGGGAAGGAAGCTGGTTCCATCAGTTCCGCGTGGTTGGTCTTTTCAGGGTCTCACCATTTCCATACACAATTTTTAACTATGCCATCGTGGTAACGAAGATGAGATTCGGGCCGTATTTATGCGGGTCCATTGCTGGAATGGTACCTGAATCATTCATTTACATCTATAG atGTGGCATGTGA
- the LOC113332647 gene encoding cation/H(+) antiporter 19-like: MATNQTVCPAPMKATSNGAWQGENPLDYALPLAILQICLVVAFTRTLAFILRPLRQPRVIAEIIGGILLGPSAFGRSEKFLHTVFPAKSMTVLDTLANIGLLFFLFLVGLELDIRAIRHTGKKALGIAIAGISFPFILGVGTSVVLQATIAHGARPAPFLVFMGVSLSITAFPVLARILAELKLLTTDVGRIAMSAAAVNDVAAWILLALAIALSGTSSSPLISLWVLLTCIAFLIFAVFVIRPVLVLMARRSPDGEPVKEHYICATLSLVLAAGFATDCIGIHALFGAFVIGIIVPKDGPFAGVLIEKIEDIVSGLLLPLYFVSSGLKTNVATIKGAESWGLLVLVILTACFGKIVGTTVVSVMVKVPFREAITLGFLMNTKGLVELIVLNIGKDRKVLNDQTFAILVLMALFTTFITTPIVTAVYKPARKSKPYKHRTMQRNNLDTELTILACFHSTRNIPSMINLMESSRGTRSRGLCVYAMHLMELSERSSAISMVHKARNNGLPFWNMKRPDHDRMIIAFEAYQQLSNVSIRPMTAISALHSIHEDICTSAEQKRVAIILLPFHKHQRVDGMMESLGHGFHLVNLRVLQKALCSVGILVDRGLGGATQVSAKDVSFDITAFFFGGRDDREAVAYGARMAEHPGIVLTVVRFLPKPGKSLMGIHKNGDQVIESGILVDDIEEKKADEEFLSQLKGTYKESSIKYEEKVVGGREEIIEKMKSLSRSNLFLVGRMPPAAPLLDRSNTDCPELGPIGSYLASSEISTPTSVLVIQQYHPSMNHNLIDHPALADEKDDQDNDMSV, encoded by the exons ATGGCGACAAATCAAACGGTATGCCCAGCACCAATGAAAGCAACATCAAATGGGGCATGGCAGGGAGAGAATCCATTAGATTATGCACTTCCATTGGCAATCCTACAGATTTGTTTGGTTGTTGCTTTCACAAGAACACTTGCATTTATTCTTAGGCCTCTTCGACAACCTCGAGTCATTGCTGAGATTATT GGAGGAATATTGCTTGGGCCATCTGCATTTGGTAGGAGCGAGAAATTTTTGCACACAGTGTTCCCAGCAAAGAGTATGACAGTCCTAGACACCTTGGCCAACATAGGACTATTGTTTTTCTTGTTCTTGGTAGGCCTTGAGCTTGACATACGTGCCATCCGTCACACTGGCAAGAAAGCACTAGGCATTGCTATTGCTGGTATCAGTTTTCCGTTCATACTTGGAGTAGGAACCTCTGTTGTCCTTCAAGCTACAATTGCTCATGGTGCAAGACCCGCCCCCTTCCTAGTTTTTATGGGTGTTTCATTATCCATCACCGCCTTCCCGGTGCTTGCCCGTATTCTTGCTGAGTTAAAGCTCCTTACTACTGATGTCGGTCGCATAGCCATGTCTGCTGCTGCAGTGAATGATGTTGCAGCCTGGATTCTCCTTGCTCTTGCCATCGCTCTCTCTGGTACTAGTAGTTCCCCATTGATTTCTTTATGGGTTCTACTCACTTGTATTGCCTTCCTCATCTTTGCCGTCTTTGTTATACGACCTGTACTTGTACTGATGGCTAGGAGATCCCCTGATGGAGAGCCCGTTAAAGAACACTACATTTGTGCAACGTTATCCCTTGTATTGGCTGCTGGTTTTGCTACAGATTGCATTGGTATTCATGCATTATTTGGTGCATTTGTAATCGGCATTATTGTACCAAAGGATGGTCCATTTGCTGGAGTGTTGATTGAAAAGATTGAGGATATTGTGTCAGGGCTTCTCTTACCACTTTATTTCGTTTCTAGCGGTCTCAAGACTAATGTTGCAACAATTAAGGGAGCAGAGTCATGGGGATTGCTTGTTCTTGTTATCCTTACAGCTTGTTTCGGGAAGATTGTCGGGACAACAGTTGTTTCTGTAATGGTGAAAGTGCCATTCAGGGAGGCAATCACACTTGGCTTCCTCATGAACACCAAGGGACTAGTCGAGCTTATTGTCCTCAACATTGGCAAGGACAGAAAG GTGTTGAACGACCAGACATTTGCTATCTTAGTGCTAATGGCGCTCTTCACCACCTTCATTACAACCCCAATTGTAACAGCAGTGTACAAACCAGCAAGGAAATCCAAACCTTACAAGCATCGCACAATGCAACGTAATAATCTCGACACAGAGCTTACAATACTTGCATGTTTCCATAGCACTCGGAACATCCCCAGCATGATCAACCTTATGGAGTCTTCACGTGGTACCCGATCTCGAGGTCTTTGTGTCTATGCAATGCATTTGATGGAGTTATCAGAGAGATCATCTGCTATATCGATGGTACATAAGGCAAGGAACAATGGACTCCCATTTTGGAACATGAAGCGACCAGACCATGACAGGATGATTATCGCTTTTGAAGCCTACCAACAGCTCAGCAATGTTTCCATCAGACCCATGACTGCCATATCTGCTTTGCATAGCATTCATGAAGATATCTGCACCAGCGCTGAGCAAAAGCGCGTGGCAATCATTCTCCTTCCGTTCCACAAACACCAGCGTGTAGATGGTATGATGGAGTCATTGGGGCATGGTTTTCACTTAGTGAACCTAAGAGTCCTGCAAAAAGCTCTATGCTCAGTGGGAATCCTAGTGGACCGTGGCCTTGGAGGTGCAACACAAGTGTCAGCCAAAGATGTGTCATTCGACATCACTGCATTCTTCTTCGGCGGACGTGATGACCGTGAGGCAGTGGCTTATGGAGCACGAATGGCTGAACATCCAGGAATCGTCCTCACTGTAGTTAGATTTTTACCAAAACCAGGGAAGTCATTGATGGGGATTCATAAAAATGGAGATCAAGTCATCGAGAGCGGAATACTAGTGGATGATATAGAAGAGAAGAAGGCCGACGAGGAATTCTTGAGTCAATTAAAAGGAACTTATAAAGAATCATCAATAAAATACGAAGAAAAAGTAGTAGGAGGAAGGGAAGAGATAATAGAAAAAATGAAGAGTTTAAGTAGAAGCAATCTCTTCCTTGTAGGCCGAATGCCACCTGCAGCACCACTTCTTGACAGAAGCAACACTGACTGCCCTGAATTGGGACCTATCGGAAGTTATTTAGCATCATCAGAGATCTCAACTCCAACATCAGTTTTAGTGATCCAACAGTACCACCCATCTATGAACCATAACTTGATTGATCATCCAGCACTTGCCGATGAAAAGGATGACCAGGACAATGATATGTCAGTGTAA